One Nitrospira sp. DNA window includes the following coding sequences:
- a CDS encoding Transcriptional regulator, AraC family translates to MRKQVFDQACESNSMVVALEALAQSIARWTDKGDQLVTAIAGVSLHRRDAPTQPASYMYEPSLCLVAQGAKRVLLGDDGYVYDTHHFLITSVDLPAVWQIIKASREKPYLGLVLKLDRGEMSQLMADSNLPAPHAQPSRRGMAIGKVTLPLLTAFQRLIDLLAEPQDIPILAPIIQREIVYRLLVGDQGARLRQMASAGSQSHQIARAVDWLKSHFTQPFRIEELANQVNMSTSTFHHHFRALTAMSPLQY, encoded by the coding sequence ATGCGCAAGCAGGTGTTCGATCAGGCGTGTGAGAGTAACAGCATGGTGGTTGCGCTCGAAGCGTTGGCGCAGAGCATTGCCCGATGGACCGACAAGGGCGATCAACTCGTGACCGCGATCGCGGGCGTGTCATTGCATCGGCGGGATGCTCCCACGCAGCCGGCGAGCTACATGTACGAGCCGAGCCTCTGCCTGGTCGCACAAGGGGCCAAACGCGTGCTACTCGGAGACGACGGGTATGTGTACGACACTCACCATTTTTTGATCACGTCCGTGGATCTCCCCGCGGTTTGGCAGATCATCAAGGCGAGCCGGGAGAAGCCTTATCTGGGTCTCGTCTTGAAACTTGACCGAGGCGAGATGTCACAGTTGATGGCGGACAGCAATCTGCCTGCGCCGCATGCGCAGCCATCACGCCGTGGAATGGCGATTGGTAAAGTCACGTTGCCGCTGCTCACCGCCTTTCAGCGGTTGATCGATCTGCTTGCCGAACCACAGGATATTCCGATTCTTGCGCCGATCATCCAGCGGGAAATCGTGTACCGATTACTTGTGGGCGATCAAGGTGCACGTCTACGCCAGATGGCGTCGGCGGGAAGTCAGAGTCATCAGATCGCGCGGGCCGTTGATTGGTTGAAGAGTCACTTCACACAGCCGTTCCGAATCGAGGAACTCGCCAATCAAGTCAATATGAGCACCTCTACCTTCCACCATCATTTCCGAGCACTGACGGCCATGAGCCCGTTGCAGTACTAA
- a CDS encoding RNA polymerase sigma factor RpoE produces MERDQILTNLRARILSFATSRISREAAEDLTQEVLVLLHEKYARITEVTELVPLAFQVLRFKMLDAHRKSLRHGEYNQEPVENLALADPGDDPAQQLDQKQRVDRLLAAITQLGERCRELFKLKLEGNSFPEIQRLMGQTSINTIYTWDLRCRKQLLNLLGGKWE; encoded by the coding sequence ATGGAACGAGACCAGATACTGACCAATCTTCGCGCAAGGATCCTTTCCTTCGCGACATCACGGATATCGAGAGAAGCGGCAGAAGACTTGACGCAAGAGGTCCTCGTCCTGCTGCACGAGAAGTATGCACGCATCACCGAGGTGACTGAGTTGGTGCCGTTGGCCTTTCAAGTTCTGCGGTTCAAGATGCTGGATGCCCATCGCAAGTCCCTCCGGCACGGCGAGTATAATCAGGAACCGGTGGAGAACCTTGCGCTTGCCGATCCCGGCGACGACCCGGCGCAGCAACTGGATCAAAAGCAACGGGTGGACCGATTGTTGGCAGCCATCACTCAGCTCGGAGAACGTTGCCGAGAGTTGTTCAAATTGAAGCTGGAGGGGAACAGTTTTCCTGAGATTCAACGGCTCATGGGCCAGACCTCGATCAACACGATCTACACGTGGGATCTGCGCTGTCGAAAGCAGTTGTTGAATCTCTTGGGTGGAAAGTGGGAGTGA
- a CDS encoding Inner membrane protein YjdF — MHGRERTMLIGLVVVGLLASGLAPHDRFTWFLEVLPVLLAVPILLLTARTFPLTPLAYRLLAMHAVVLLVGGHYTYAKVPLGYWLQDLFGFARNHFDRIGHFMQGFVPAIVVREILLRRSPLQAGPWAFWLVTSVCLAFSACYELFEWGMALATEEAADAFLGTQGDQWDTQWDLFLALVGALSAQLLLGRGHDRALRALAADDKHEPPILPLCRQATGA; from the coding sequence ATGCATGGACGCGAACGGACGATGCTGATCGGGCTCGTCGTGGTCGGGCTCCTCGCGTCAGGCCTGGCGCCGCACGATCGGTTTACGTGGTTTTTGGAAGTGTTGCCGGTCCTCCTCGCCGTTCCGATCCTGCTGCTCACCGCTCGCACCTTTCCCCTGACGCCGCTCGCCTATCGGTTGCTGGCCATGCACGCCGTCGTCCTGCTCGTCGGCGGACACTATACCTACGCGAAAGTTCCCCTCGGATACTGGCTGCAAGATCTGTTCGGATTTGCCCGCAACCATTTCGATCGGATCGGCCACTTCATGCAGGGGTTTGTTCCGGCCATAGTCGTGAGAGAAATTCTCCTGCGCCGTTCACCGTTACAGGCGGGGCCTTGGGCATTCTGGCTGGTCACCTCGGTCTGCCTGGCATTCAGCGCCTGTTACGAACTCTTCGAATGGGGAATGGCCCTCGCGACCGAGGAAGCCGCCGATGCGTTCCTCGGTACCCAGGGAGACCAGTGGGATACACAATGGGACCTGTTCCTGGCCCTTGTGGGAGCGCTTTCCGCACAACTCCTCCTGGGACGAGGCCACGATCGCGCCTTGCGCGCGCTGGCCGCCGATGACAAGCATGAACCGCCGATCCTGCCGCTTTGCCGGCAAGCAACCGGAGCGTGA
- a CDS encoding bifunctional Acyl-[acyl-carrier-protein]-phospholipid O-acyltransferase/acyl-[acyl-carrier-protein] synthetase, which translates to MPIDPQPDSSQAARLPLRGLLTAQFCGAFNDNAWKFMVALLGIRAAAATLSPGQELETASQSQTTLAMVVFTLPLILTSVVSGFFADRLSKRTVIITMKAVEVLLMTAATLALLAHPTGGVWALAVLAGMGVHSAIFSPAKYGILPELLPHEQLARGNSVLELWTFLAILTGTTAGGFLLAGAGERVWIAPFVLALLALVGLTAAWSIPRVPPARAAGGLFDTLQGALSALRADRLLRLAITGAVFFWTIASLVVQNVLVYAKAVLGLSDALATVPSALISVGIGLGALVVGRLSRSRVEYGLVPLGAAGVATFLLILGWWIPPFSGTLALMIALGISSALIFIPINALIQWRAPHDRRGSVIALENICVFTGILLGSLSGGVLANLGLSTVGIFLATALATTLGTTWAMWLMPETFLRLVLVLVTNTLYRLRIVGHEHVPMTGGALLVPNHVSFIDGFLLIASLDRPIRFVVDAEYVNHPLFNPFMKALQVIPISSSGGLRGILRALREAGKTLDAGEIVCIFPEGQITRTGNLLSFRRGFERIVKGRNVPIVPVHLDRVWGSIFSFVGGRFLSKWPERIPYPVTVSFGAPVPADTPAHELRRHVRELGEAAWRRRKPERRPLHRAFIRAMRRHPFRLAMADATRPRVSCLQALIGSIALARIFNPHWQDQRHVGLLLPPTVAGALTNVAATLAGRTSVNLNYTVGKAGLESAVRQAELRTIVTSRKFVEKAKLDLPDGPTVLWLEDIAAGIGGAQKAVAAALALFAPLRLIELACGQRTSVTMDDLATIIFSSGSTGEPKGVMLSHFSIDANAQGAAQVLHLDAHDRILGILPLFHSFGYLVFWFVTLNGAATVFHPSPLDVATIGELCVAHRLTFLVCTPTFLQLYQRRCTPEQFSSLRVVLTGAEKLPLRLYQSFEDRFGIRPIEGYGVTECAPVIAVNCPDFRAAGFFQPASRRGTVGQPLPGVSVRIVDPDSFTPLPPGTPGMLLVKGPNVMNGYLGREDLTAQVIRDGWYITGDIATLDDDGFLTITDRLSRFSKIGGEMVPHRQVEDALQLASGEEVQICAVTGVPDERKGEQLAVLHTLDEGMVPQLLAKAAAGGLPNLFLPARSHFIKVEALPILGTGKVDLRALKRIAMERLNLAR; encoded by the coding sequence ATGCCCATCGATCCACAGCCCGACTCCTCACAAGCTGCTCGTCTTCCGTTGCGTGGGCTGCTGACCGCGCAGTTCTGCGGCGCTTTCAACGACAACGCCTGGAAATTCATGGTCGCGCTCCTGGGTATCAGGGCAGCCGCCGCCACCCTGTCGCCTGGACAAGAGCTGGAAACGGCCTCGCAGTCCCAAACCACCCTCGCCATGGTGGTCTTCACCTTACCGCTGATCCTGACGTCGGTCGTGTCCGGTTTTTTTGCCGACCGCCTCAGCAAGCGCACCGTCATTATCACGATGAAGGCGGTGGAAGTCCTGCTCATGACCGCTGCAACCCTGGCCTTGTTGGCGCACCCGACGGGCGGTGTCTGGGCACTCGCCGTCTTGGCCGGCATGGGTGTCCACAGTGCCATCTTCAGTCCTGCCAAGTACGGCATCCTTCCCGAGCTGCTCCCGCACGAACAACTCGCGCGCGGCAACAGCGTCCTGGAACTGTGGACCTTCCTGGCCATCTTGACCGGCACGACGGCCGGCGGGTTCTTGTTGGCCGGGGCAGGAGAGAGAGTTTGGATCGCGCCGTTCGTCCTGGCCCTGCTCGCCCTGGTCGGACTGACGGCAGCCTGGTCGATCCCAAGGGTTCCGCCCGCCCGGGCGGCCGGAGGCCTCTTCGATACATTGCAGGGCGCCTTGTCTGCCTTGCGAGCAGACCGCCTGCTGCGTCTCGCAATCACCGGTGCCGTGTTTTTCTGGACCATTGCCAGTCTTGTCGTTCAGAACGTACTGGTCTACGCGAAGGCCGTGCTGGGCCTCTCGGACGCGCTGGCGACGGTGCCCTCGGCCCTGATCTCCGTGGGCATCGGATTGGGCGCCCTGGTCGTCGGCCGGCTCTCCCGCTCCCGCGTGGAATATGGCCTCGTGCCATTGGGAGCGGCAGGCGTCGCGACCTTCCTGTTGATCCTCGGCTGGTGGATTCCACCGTTCAGCGGCACCCTCGCGCTGATGATCGCGCTGGGGATATCGAGCGCGCTGATCTTCATTCCGATCAATGCCCTGATCCAATGGCGTGCGCCGCATGACCGGCGGGGCTCGGTCATCGCCCTGGAGAACATCTGTGTCTTCACCGGTATTCTATTGGGTTCCCTGAGCGGCGGCGTCCTGGCCAACCTGGGCCTCTCTACCGTCGGCATCTTCCTGGCCACGGCCCTCGCAACCACGCTCGGCACGACATGGGCGATGTGGCTCATGCCGGAAACCTTCCTCCGGCTGGTCCTCGTGCTGGTGACCAATACCCTCTACCGGCTCCGCATCGTCGGACATGAGCACGTGCCGATGACGGGCGGCGCCTTGTTGGTTCCCAACCACGTGTCGTTCATCGACGGATTCCTCTTGATCGCCAGCCTGGATCGCCCCATCCGGTTCGTCGTCGATGCCGAATATGTCAACCACCCTCTGTTCAACCCCTTCATGAAGGCCCTGCAGGTCATTCCTATCTCCTCGTCCGGCGGCCTCCGTGGCATCCTGCGGGCCTTGCGCGAAGCGGGCAAGACGCTCGACGCAGGCGAGATCGTCTGTATTTTTCCGGAGGGTCAAATCACCCGCACCGGCAATCTCCTCTCCTTTCGCCGGGGCTTCGAGCGGATCGTCAAGGGACGAAACGTCCCGATCGTGCCGGTTCACCTGGACCGCGTCTGGGGCAGTATCTTCAGTTTCGTCGGCGGCCGGTTTCTCAGCAAGTGGCCGGAGCGCATCCCCTATCCCGTCACGGTCTCGTTCGGCGCGCCGGTTCCCGCCGACACGCCCGCCCACGAACTTCGCCGCCACGTGCGTGAACTCGGCGAAGCAGCCTGGCGTCGGCGGAAACCCGAGCGGCGCCCGCTGCACCGCGCGTTCATCAGGGCCATGCGCCGCCATCCTTTCCGGCTCGCGATGGCCGACGCCACCAGGCCGCGTGTGTCCTGCCTCCAAGCCCTGATCGGATCCATTGCCCTGGCCCGCATATTCAACCCCCACTGGCAGGATCAACGACATGTCGGCCTGTTGTTGCCGCCCACCGTCGCAGGAGCCCTGACCAACGTCGCAGCCACGCTCGCAGGACGCACCAGCGTGAACCTCAACTACACCGTGGGCAAGGCAGGTCTGGAATCGGCGGTGCGCCAAGCAGAACTCCGTACCATCGTGACCAGCCGTAAGTTCGTGGAGAAGGCCAAGCTGGATCTCCCCGACGGCCCGACGGTGCTCTGGTTGGAAGACATCGCCGCCGGGATCGGCGGAGCGCAGAAAGCCGTGGCTGCCGCCCTGGCCCTATTCGCCCCCCTTCGCCTGATCGAACTGGCCTGCGGCCAACGCACCAGCGTCACGATGGATGATCTGGCCACCATCATCTTCAGCAGCGGCAGTACCGGCGAGCCGAAGGGCGTGATGCTCTCCCATTTCAGCATCGATGCCAACGCGCAGGGGGCGGCCCAGGTGCTCCACCTCGACGCCCACGACCGCATTCTCGGTATCCTTCCCCTCTTCCACTCATTCGGCTACCTGGTGTTCTGGTTCGTCACGCTGAACGGCGCGGCAACGGTGTTCCACCCCTCTCCGCTCGATGTGGCGACAATCGGTGAACTCTGCGTCGCGCATCGGCTCACGTTTCTCGTGTGCACGCCCACTTTTTTACAGCTCTACCAACGCCGCTGCACGCCGGAGCAATTCAGTTCCCTTCGGGTCGTCCTGACGGGAGCCGAGAAGCTGCCGCTTCGCCTCTACCAGTCGTTCGAAGACCGGTTCGGCATCCGGCCGATCGAAGGGTATGGCGTCACCGAATGCGCCCCGGTCATCGCCGTGAACTGTCCGGATTTTCGCGCCGCCGGATTTTTCCAACCGGCCTCCCGTCGCGGGACCGTCGGACAACCGCTTCCCGGCGTCTCCGTCCGCATCGTGGATCCGGACAGCTTCACCCCGCTCCCACCCGGTACGCCCGGCATGTTGCTCGTGAAGGGGCCGAACGTGATGAACGGGTATCTGGGCCGCGAGGACCTGACGGCTCAAGTCATCCGGGACGGCTGGTACATCACCGGCGACATCGCGACCCTCGACGACGACGGCTTCCTCACCATCACCGATCGCCTGTCGCGCTTTTCCAAGATCGGCGGTGAAATGGTCCCGCATCGGCAAGTGGAAGATGCACTCCAACTGGCGTCAGGCGAAGAGGTCCAGATCTGTGCCGTCACCGGTGTGCCGGATGAACGGAAAGGCGAGCAGCTGGCTGTCCTCCATACGCTCGATGAAGGGATGGTCCCACAGCTCCTGGCCAAAGCGGCCGCCGGCGGCCTGCCCAATTTATTTCTCCCCGCGCGCAGCCACTTCATCAAGGTCGAGGCCCTGCCGATCCTGGGGACGGGAAAAGTAGATCTCCGCGCCCTCAAACGCATCGCGATGGAACGGTTGAACCTGGCGCGGTGA
- a CDS encoding MutS-related protein, family 1 translates to MSPDNRSHNTSSRERSLMRLLRRADRLHARGSRASERFTTWRFVIFAVGLLGSIIPHKLGWTNLGNAALATCFILFLVVAWYHNRLEDRLHRLRLWQGIKRAHVARITLDWPNIPLRPIAVPERHGYAKDLDLAGPHSLLHLIDNTISSQGQERLASWLFDQPPHPTQWSARQALIRELAPLFLLRDQLSLEARSVDEADIDGRRLLSVLQKRVDDAGLIPMLLIETLLAISTAGLLLADLLYGLGNYWMLSFGLYAFLFLSVRSRSEEIFDHAQSLHRQLERLSAVLGYVERRSYRSTPQLALLCRPLLERHTSPSASLKQAASIMNRLSVRAHPLVHYLINAVGPWDLYHTYRLQQLQDRTASIAPLWFETLAELDAAISLATFAYLQPDYPWPSMHQPGVAGHLNGDRPILDAKNLAHPLIPAGVRVGNETLLQGRGRMFLVTGSNMSGKSTFLRTIGINTCLAQAGGPVCADSFRWSLVRIGSCIRVDDSLDGGLSFFYAEVKRLKTILNDTQDEQGPPVLWLIDEVFKGTNNRERLIGGRALIAALAGGNGFGLVTTHDLELAELEQQLPNVTNVHFQETVAEGALHFDYRLRPGPCPTTNALRIMALEGLPVESPAPIPHGKQDK, encoded by the coding sequence ATGTCGCCGGACAATCGATCGCACAACACGTCGAGTCGTGAACGTAGCCTGATGCGGCTCCTGCGCCGCGCTGATCGCCTGCATGCGAGGGGCAGCCGCGCCAGCGAACGATTCACGACCTGGCGTTTTGTGATCTTTGCCGTCGGACTCCTCGGCTCCATCATTCCGCACAAACTGGGCTGGACCAATCTCGGCAACGCGGCACTCGCAACCTGCTTCATCCTCTTCCTCGTCGTGGCCTGGTATCATAACAGGCTCGAAGACCGCTTGCATCGCCTCCGCCTGTGGCAAGGAATCAAACGAGCCCATGTGGCTCGCATCACCCTGGACTGGCCGAACATTCCGCTTCGTCCTATCGCCGTGCCGGAACGGCATGGGTATGCCAAGGACCTCGACCTGGCCGGCCCCCATTCCTTGCTGCACCTGATCGACAACACCATTTCATCGCAAGGACAGGAGCGGCTCGCCTCGTGGCTGTTCGATCAACCGCCTCACCCCACACAATGGTCCGCACGTCAGGCACTCATCCGTGAATTGGCTCCCCTCTTCCTCCTCAGAGACCAATTGTCGCTGGAAGCCCGGTCGGTCGATGAAGCCGATATCGACGGCCGCCGCCTGCTCTCGGTGCTTCAGAAGCGCGTGGACGATGCCGGCTTGATCCCCATGCTGTTAATCGAAACGCTGCTGGCAATCTCGACGGCGGGACTCCTGCTCGCCGACCTGTTGTACGGCCTCGGCAACTATTGGATGCTGTCGTTCGGACTGTACGCCTTCCTGTTCCTCTCGGTCCGCAGCCGCTCGGAAGAAATCTTCGACCATGCCCAGTCGCTGCACCGGCAACTGGAGCGGCTCAGCGCCGTCCTCGGCTATGTGGAACGGCGCTCGTACCGGTCCACTCCGCAACTGGCCCTGCTCTGCCGACCGCTCCTGGAACGGCACACCAGCCCTTCCGCCTCGCTCAAACAGGCCGCTTCCATCATGAACAGGCTCAGCGTGCGGGCCCATCCCCTGGTGCACTACCTCATCAATGCCGTCGGTCCCTGGGATCTCTACCACACCTATCGCCTGCAACAGTTACAGGATAGAACCGCCTCCATCGCCCCGCTCTGGTTCGAGACGCTGGCGGAGCTGGACGCCGCGATCTCCTTGGCGACCTTCGCCTACCTGCAGCCGGACTATCCCTGGCCCTCGATGCACCAGCCCGGTGTGGCCGGCCATCTCAACGGCGACAGGCCGATCCTCGACGCGAAGAACCTGGCGCACCCGCTCATTCCCGCCGGGGTCCGCGTCGGCAACGAAACCCTGCTCCAAGGGCGAGGGCGTATGTTCCTGGTGACCGGCTCCAACATGTCCGGCAAGAGCACCTTTCTCAGAACCATCGGCATCAATACCTGCCTGGCGCAGGCCGGAGGCCCGGTCTGTGCGGACTCGTTCCGCTGGTCCCTCGTGCGGATCGGCAGTTGCATCCGCGTGGACGATTCCCTCGACGGCGGTCTCTCGTTCTTCTATGCCGAAGTGAAGCGACTCAAGACCATCTTGAACGACACGCAGGATGAACAGGGACCGCCGGTGCTGTGGCTGATCGACGAAGTCTTCAAGGGCACCAACAACCGGGAGCGGCTCATCGGAGGCCGCGCGCTCATTGCCGCACTCGCGGGAGGCAACGGGTTCGGCCTGGTCACGACCCACGACCTGGAATTGGCCGAATTGGAGCAACAGCTTCCCAACGTGACGAACGTGCATTTTCAGGAAACCGTGGCGGAAGGCGCGCTGCACTTCGATTACCGCTTGCGGCCCGGCCCCTGCCCCACCACCAACGCCCTGCGGATCATGGCCCTGGAGGGACTGCCGGTTGAAAGCCCCGCCCCGATCCCCCACGGTAAACAGGATAAATAA
- a CDS encoding Ribosomal protein L11 methyltransferase, translated as MPVTRDWIQVDVATSLDAGELLGVLNDPAVTGAWQEEDSVHLYWPGDRCGPDTWQGLRLALTRLGHPEPACAITINHLADRDWNAQWASLVEPSRIGLVVIRPSWKEAALNPGEIELIIDPKQAFGTGHHATTQLLIEWLQQVVTPTDRVLDVGTGSGVLAMVALRFGAATAKGIDFDPVAIACARDYAQVNGFDGRLTLAVENVQTEQAQDRFEPTLVLANLDRQTLLDTAETLCRYASAGARLLLSGLLVEQRGEVEAAYASQGVYVKETRERDGWIALEAMGMESCEGGLCS; from the coding sequence ATGCCGGTGACGCGCGACTGGATTCAAGTCGATGTGGCGACCTCACTCGATGCGGGAGAACTGTTGGGTGTGTTGAACGATCCCGCTGTGACAGGTGCCTGGCAGGAGGAAGATTCGGTGCACCTTTACTGGCCCGGCGATCGCTGTGGGCCGGACACTTGGCAGGGGCTCCGGCTGGCGCTGACACGACTCGGCCATCCCGAACCGGCCTGCGCCATCACGATCAATCACCTGGCGGATCGGGATTGGAACGCCCAGTGGGCGAGCCTGGTGGAGCCGAGCAGGATCGGGCTGGTAGTCATCCGGCCGAGTTGGAAAGAGGCGGCGCTCAATCCCGGCGAGATCGAGTTGATCATCGATCCCAAGCAGGCGTTCGGCACGGGCCACCACGCGACCACGCAGCTGTTGATCGAATGGCTGCAGCAGGTCGTCACCCCCACCGATCGCGTGCTGGATGTGGGAACTGGGAGCGGAGTGTTGGCGATGGTGGCGTTGCGGTTCGGGGCTGCGACGGCGAAGGGTATCGATTTCGATCCGGTGGCGATCGCCTGCGCGCGCGACTATGCCCAGGTCAACGGATTCGACGGACGGCTGACCTTGGCGGTGGAGAATGTTCAAACGGAGCAGGCTCAAGATAGGTTCGAGCCGACCCTTGTCCTGGCGAATCTGGATCGACAGACCCTGTTGGATACTGCGGAGACGCTCTGCCGCTATGCGTCGGCCGGCGCGCGACTGCTGCTGTCCGGTCTGTTGGTCGAACAGCGTGGGGAGGTCGAAGCAGCCTATGCGTCCCAAGGGGTCTATGTGAAAGAGACGCGGGAACGAGACGGATGGATCGCCCTGGAGGCGATGGGGATGGAATCCTGCGAGGGAGGCCTCTGTTCCTGA
- a CDS encoding MOSC domain-containing protein, translated as MGLIDRPVLPHVHQVSLSVGGLPKQAVPFAQVTVEGVTGDRQRNRKYHGGPDRAVCLFSLEVIESLRAEGHAIRLGSAGESVTLAGLDWTCLKPGDRLSIGDRVQLEVMSYTESCRQNARWFKGGDYERIAQEKHPGWSRLYARVFVEGPVRMGDRVTVEMLNAEC; from the coding sequence ATGGGCCTCATCGACCGACCGGTCCTCCCCCATGTGCACCAGGTGAGTCTGTCGGTCGGCGGCCTGCCGAAGCAGGCAGTGCCGTTTGCTCAGGTGACGGTCGAAGGAGTGACCGGTGATCGCCAGCGCAACCGGAAATATCATGGCGGGCCAGATCGGGCGGTCTGTCTTTTCTCACTGGAAGTGATCGAGTCCCTGCGCGCAGAAGGCCATGCGATCAGGCTCGGTTCGGCCGGCGAGAGCGTGACGCTGGCGGGACTCGATTGGACGTGCTTGAAGCCGGGCGACCGCCTCAGCATCGGGGATCGCGTGCAACTGGAGGTCATGAGTTACACCGAATCCTGCCGACAGAATGCGCGGTGGTTCAAGGGCGGAGATTACGAAAGGATCGCCCAGGAAAAGCATCCTGGCTGGAGCCGCCTCTATGCGCGGGTGTTTGTTGAAGGGCCGGTACGAATGGGCGATAGGGTGACGGTGGAAATGCTGAATGCTGAATGCTGA